A region from the Tsuneonella mangrovi genome encodes:
- a CDS encoding quinone-dependent dihydroorotate dehydrogenase: protein MLYRLFAPALFALDAESAHHLSLAALKLSPMRTCAQPGALATEVAGISFPNPVGIAAGYDKDAEVPDALLGLGFGFAEVGSITPLPQSGNPLPRLFRLVEDRAVINRMGFNNGGMEAARSRLARRHGRPGVVGINIGANKDSPDRIADYATMTRAMAPLASYLAVNISSPNTPGLRALQDEGALTGLLDAVIAGRDEACPEGGPPIFLKVAPDLEPTDIEAIARIALDKRLGALIVSNTTVSRPPLKSRHAGETGGLSGAPLKALALQRLRDFRSATGGAIPLVGVGGIGNADDAWERIRAGASLVQLYSALVYEGPGLARRIVTGLEARMKAEGFSSIAEAVGTG from the coding sequence ATGCTGTACCGCCTTTTCGCCCCTGCCCTGTTCGCGCTCGACGCCGAATCGGCTCACCACCTTTCGCTCGCTGCGCTGAAGCTCTCGCCCATGCGGACATGTGCGCAGCCCGGTGCGCTCGCGACCGAAGTCGCCGGGATCTCGTTCCCGAACCCGGTGGGAATCGCCGCCGGTTACGACAAGGACGCCGAAGTGCCCGACGCCTTGCTCGGGCTGGGCTTCGGGTTTGCAGAGGTCGGCTCGATCACTCCGCTGCCGCAATCTGGCAATCCGCTGCCCCGCCTGTTCCGCCTGGTCGAGGACCGCGCGGTGATCAACCGCATGGGGTTCAACAACGGCGGGATGGAGGCAGCGCGCAGCCGACTAGCCCGTCGGCACGGCCGGCCGGGGGTGGTCGGGATCAATATCGGGGCGAACAAGGATTCGCCCGACCGGATCGCTGACTATGCGACAATGACGCGCGCGATGGCTCCGCTCGCGAGCTACCTTGCAGTCAATATCTCCAGCCCCAACACCCCGGGCCTGCGCGCGCTGCAGGACGAAGGCGCCCTCACCGGTCTGCTCGATGCGGTGATTGCCGGGCGCGACGAAGCTTGCCCCGAAGGCGGGCCGCCGATCTTCCTCAAGGTCGCGCCCGATCTCGAGCCTACCGATATCGAGGCGATCGCACGCATCGCGCTCGACAAACGGCTCGGTGCGCTGATCGTGTCGAACACCACCGTTTCGCGGCCCCCGTTGAAATCACGCCATGCTGGCGAAACCGGCGGATTGTCGGGCGCCCCGCTTAAGGCATTGGCGCTCCAGCGACTTCGCGATTTCCGTTCCGCGACCGGCGGTGCAATCCCGCTGGTCGGGGTGGGCGGGATCGGCAACGCGGACGATGCTTGGGAGCGGATCCGCGCCGGAGCCAGCCTAGTCCAGCTTTACAGCGCGTTGGTCTACGAAGGGCCGGGTCTTGCCAGGCGTATCGTCACCGGGCTCGAGGCGCGGATGAAGGCGGAAGGCTTTTCCTCGATTGCCGAGGCGGTCGGAACCGGATAG
- the ggt gene encoding gamma-glutamyltransferase, translating into MFKRFVTSLAIPLTLGACATAPYPEIRAVQTTNATPYTRGIVSAADPRAAAAGVEMLRKGGSATDAAIAIMLSLTVVEPQSSGLGGGGFYVHTDPNGNLDTIDGREKAPAAATPNRFLKPDGEPMDFRTAVESGLSIGVPGSLRVAEEAMRKHGKLPWATVLEPAIRLARDGFQITPRLYSTLLESKSTAGRTPEGLALFYQADGTPKPIGTLVRNPALAETLQQIALHGADWLYTGQNAEDLARTIANDTPSDGKMTAADIESYKVADRPAVCGTYRAYRVCGMAPPSSGATTVLAILGELEPFDLAKLGPKSPTFWHLFAEAQRLAYADRERFLADPDFVPVPVKELTDHAYLLKRGALISPTSTMTDVEPGLPLPPPAGKGPAEHGTSHFVVVDKWGDAVSYTSTIESSFGSGDMFRGFYLNNELTDFSFVPQESCADRKGGGSEARMGDIADGKLEMAVGHDCRPVANRVEGGKRPRSSMSPTLVFSPDGKLLMAVGAAGGATIPVQTTRAIIGVIDFHLPVDQALALPMLFSPGGQVAIEPNTWLAGYVPELEALGHKDVKVRQLPLKANAALLTAQGWTGAGDPRSEGVAILQ; encoded by the coding sequence ATGTTCAAGCGCTTCGTCACATCGCTCGCCATTCCACTCACCCTCGGGGCTTGCGCCACCGCGCCGTATCCCGAGATACGCGCCGTCCAGACCACGAATGCGACGCCCTATACGCGCGGAATCGTCAGTGCGGCGGACCCGCGCGCGGCGGCTGCCGGGGTCGAGATGTTGCGCAAGGGCGGTAGTGCGACCGACGCGGCGATCGCGATCATGCTGTCGTTGACCGTGGTCGAGCCGCAAAGCTCGGGGCTGGGCGGAGGCGGCTTCTACGTCCACACCGATCCGAACGGCAATCTCGACACGATCGACGGACGAGAGAAGGCACCGGCGGCAGCAACGCCCAACCGGTTCCTCAAGCCCGACGGCGAACCGATGGATTTCCGCACCGCGGTCGAGAGTGGGCTGAGCATCGGCGTCCCCGGCAGCTTGCGGGTTGCCGAAGAGGCGATGCGCAAACACGGCAAGCTGCCGTGGGCGACCGTTCTTGAACCGGCGATCCGGCTGGCGCGCGACGGGTTCCAGATCACCCCGCGGCTCTACAGCACGCTGCTCGAATCGAAGAGCACCGCCGGGCGCACGCCCGAAGGGCTGGCGCTGTTCTACCAGGCAGACGGCACCCCCAAGCCGATCGGCACGCTCGTTCGCAATCCCGCGCTCGCCGAGACCCTCCAGCAGATCGCGCTGCACGGGGCCGACTGGCTCTATACCGGCCAGAACGCGGAGGATCTCGCGCGCACGATTGCCAATGACACGCCGAGTGACGGCAAGATGACCGCCGCCGATATCGAAAGCTACAAAGTCGCAGACCGCCCGGCGGTGTGCGGCACATACCGCGCCTATCGCGTATGCGGCATGGCGCCGCCTTCATCGGGCGCGACCACCGTGCTGGCGATCCTCGGCGAACTCGAACCGTTCGACCTTGCCAAGCTCGGCCCCAAGTCGCCGACCTTCTGGCACCTGTTCGCCGAAGCGCAGCGGCTGGCCTACGCCGACCGCGAGCGATTCCTGGCCGATCCCGACTTTGTCCCGGTCCCGGTGAAGGAGCTGACAGATCACGCTTACCTGCTGAAACGCGGCGCGCTGATCAGCCCGACCAGCACGATGACCGACGTCGAACCCGGCCTGCCGCTCCCGCCGCCTGCGGGCAAGGGGCCGGCCGAGCACGGGACGTCGCACTTCGTCGTCGTCGACAAATGGGGCGATGCGGTCTCGTACACGTCGACCATCGAAAGCTCGTTCGGCTCGGGCGACATGTTCCGAGGGTTCTACCTCAATAACGAGCTGACCGATTTCAGCTTCGTCCCGCAGGAAAGCTGTGCCGACCGCAAGGGCGGGGGCAGCGAAGCGCGGATGGGCGATATCGCCGACGGCAAGCTGGAAATGGCGGTCGGGCACGATTGCCGCCCGGTGGCCAACCGTGTTGAGGGCGGCAAGCGGCCGCGCAGCTCGATGTCGCCGACGCTGGTGTTCTCGCCCGACGGCAAGCTTCTGATGGCTGTCGGCGCGGCGGGCGGGGCAACGATCCCGGTCCAGACCACCCGGGCGATCATCGGAGTGATCGACTTCCACTTGCCGGTCGACCAGGCGCTGGCATTGCCGATGCTGTTTTCGCCCGGCGGGCAAGTCGCGATCGAGCCGAATACCTGGCTGGCCGGATATGTCCCCGAGCTCGAAGCGCTCGGCCACAAGGACGTGAAGGTCCGTCAGCTGCCCTTGAAGGCCAATGCTGCGTTGCTGACCGCACAGGGCTGGACCGGGGCGGGCGATCCGCGCAGCGAAGGGGTCGCGATCCTCCAATAA
- a CDS encoding AMP-dependent synthetase/ligase: MQLNDIDTANNLVALFLARADARGDTPFLGAKRGGEWVTQSWREVAGQVCLIAENLRKLGLERGDRVALISENRPEWCIADLAIMAAGCVTVPAYITNTERDHQHILDNSGARAAIVATEKLSVPLIPAIMRTGIVEHLIAIDGVRAHQGGHFAVHTWAAMLEGDPAAARAAVEARIAGIGREDTACIIYTSGTGGAPRGVLQHHGAILCNVAGAAEILDSDFGLDDDERFLSFLPLSHAYEHTGGQFLPIGVGAQIFYAEGLEKLASNIEETRPTIMVVVPRLFEVLRTRIMKQVEKQGGLALGMMQRALSLGARKSEGRYRLGDKTLNLLLEKLLRPKIRARFGGRIKAMVSGGAPLNPEVGTFFEAMGLTMLQGYGQTEAGPVISCNRPGAGIAMHTVGPPMRGVDIRIAEDGEILVRGELVMHGYWQNKAETERTLVDGWLHTGDIGHLDEQGRIVITDRKKDMIVNDKGDNVAPQKIEGMLTLQPEIAQAMVSGDKRPYLVGLIVPDAEWALEWATENGEKFDFRALQDFPPFRSAVREAIDRTNKELSVIEKVRQFAFADEPFTIENEEMTPSMKIRRHKIRERYGDRLDGLYRG, encoded by the coding sequence TTGCAGCTGAACGACATCGATACCGCAAACAATCTCGTTGCCTTGTTCCTCGCGCGTGCCGATGCGCGCGGCGACACGCCGTTCCTGGGTGCCAAGCGCGGGGGCGAATGGGTCACGCAGAGCTGGCGCGAAGTGGCCGGGCAGGTCTGCCTGATCGCCGAGAACCTGCGCAAGCTGGGGTTGGAGCGGGGCGATCGGGTCGCACTTATCTCGGAAAACCGGCCCGAATGGTGCATCGCGGACCTTGCGATCATGGCGGCCGGGTGCGTGACAGTACCTGCCTACATCACCAATACCGAGCGCGATCACCAGCATATCCTCGATAACTCGGGCGCACGCGCGGCAATCGTGGCGACCGAAAAGCTTTCGGTCCCGCTAATCCCGGCGATCATGCGCACCGGCATCGTCGAGCACCTTATCGCGATTGATGGAGTGCGCGCTCACCAGGGCGGGCACTTCGCTGTGCACACCTGGGCGGCGATGCTCGAAGGCGATCCGGCAGCGGCGCGTGCGGCGGTCGAAGCACGGATCGCGGGGATTGGTCGCGAGGACACCGCGTGCATCATCTACACCAGTGGTACCGGCGGCGCGCCGCGCGGGGTGCTGCAGCACCACGGCGCGATCCTGTGCAATGTTGCCGGAGCAGCCGAAATCCTCGACAGCGATTTCGGGCTCGACGACGACGAACGGTTTCTCTCGTTCTTGCCGCTCAGCCATGCCTACGAGCATACCGGCGGCCAGTTCCTTCCGATCGGGGTCGGCGCGCAGATCTTCTATGCCGAAGGGCTGGAGAAGCTCGCTAGCAATATCGAGGAAACGCGGCCGACGATCATGGTCGTGGTCCCGCGCCTGTTCGAAGTGCTGCGCACGCGGATCATGAAGCAGGTCGAGAAGCAAGGCGGGCTCGCGCTGGGGATGATGCAGCGCGCATTGTCGCTCGGCGCGCGCAAGTCTGAAGGGCGCTATCGCTTGGGCGACAAGACGCTCAACTTGCTGCTTGAAAAGCTGCTGCGGCCGAAGATTCGCGCGCGCTTCGGTGGGCGGATCAAGGCGATGGTTTCGGGCGGTGCGCCGCTCAATCCTGAAGTCGGCACGTTCTTCGAAGCAATGGGGCTGACTATGCTCCAGGGCTACGGCCAGACCGAGGCAGGGCCGGTGATCAGTTGCAACCGCCCCGGTGCAGGGATCGCGATGCACACCGTCGGCCCGCCGATGAGGGGGGTGGATATCCGTATCGCCGAAGACGGCGAAATCCTCGTGCGCGGCGAACTGGTGATGCACGGATATTGGCAGAACAAGGCCGAGACCGAACGGACGTTGGTCGATGGTTGGCTTCACACCGGCGACATCGGTCATCTGGACGAGCAGGGCCGGATCGTCATCACGGACCGCAAGAAGGACATGATCGTCAACGACAAGGGCGACAACGTGGCACCGCAGAAGATCGAAGGGATGCTGACCCTGCAGCCCGAGATCGCGCAAGCGATGGTCAGCGGCGACAAGCGGCCCTATCTCGTCGGGCTGATCGTGCCCGATGCCGAATGGGCGCTCGAATGGGCAACCGAAAACGGCGAGAAGTTCGACTTCAGGGCACTGCAGGACTTCCCGCCGTTTCGCTCGGCTGTGCGCGAAGCGATCGACCGCACCAACAAGGAACTCTCGGTGATCGAAAAGGTCCGCCAATTCGCTTTCGCCGACGAGCCGTTCACGATCGAGAACGAGGAAATGACCCCCAGCATGAAGATCCGTCGCCACAAGATCCGCGAGCGGTATGGCGACCGGCTGGACGGGTTGTATCGGGGTTAG
- the thiS gene encoding sulfur carrier protein ThiS, with translation MTAQITLTVNGESRRTSAPTIAALVRELELAPEKVAVERNGDIVPRSTLEAATLADGDTLEIVHFVGGGQEDGPRDDSWTVAGRTFRSRLIVGTGKYKDFAQNAAALEASGAEIVTVAVRRVNVSDPKAPMLTDFIDPKKVTYLPNTAGCFAAEDAIRTLRLAREAGGWDLVKLEVLGEARTLYPDMRETLRATEVLAKEGFLPMVYCVDDPIAAKQLEEAGAVAVMPLGAPIGSGLGIQNKVTIRLIVEGANVPVLVDAGVGTASDAAVAMELGVDGVLMNTAIAEAKDPIRMARAMKLAVEAGREAYLAGRMATRKYADPSSPLAGLI, from the coding sequence ATGACTGCGCAGATCACTCTGACCGTTAACGGCGAGTCCCGCCGTACATCCGCACCTACGATTGCCGCGCTGGTGCGCGAGCTCGAACTCGCACCCGAGAAGGTCGCGGTCGAACGCAACGGTGATATCGTGCCCCGCTCGACGCTGGAAGCGGCCACGCTGGCGGACGGCGATACGCTTGAGATCGTCCACTTCGTCGGCGGCGGACAGGAAGATGGCCCTCGCGATGACAGCTGGACAGTTGCAGGCCGTACATTCCGTAGCCGCCTGATCGTCGGCACCGGCAAGTACAAGGACTTCGCGCAGAACGCTGCCGCACTCGAAGCGTCGGGCGCAGAGATCGTCACTGTAGCGGTGCGCCGGGTCAACGTCAGCGACCCGAAGGCACCGATGCTGACCGACTTCATCGACCCCAAGAAGGTCACTTACCTGCCCAACACCGCCGGGTGCTTCGCCGCCGAGGACGCGATCCGCACGCTGCGGCTGGCGCGGGAGGCGGGCGGCTGGGACCTCGTGAAGCTCGAAGTGCTGGGCGAAGCGCGCACGCTCTATCCCGACATGCGCGAGACGCTGCGGGCGACCGAAGTGCTGGCCAAGGAAGGCTTCCTGCCGATGGTCTATTGCGTCGACGACCCGATCGCCGCGAAGCAATTGGAAGAAGCCGGTGCAGTCGCAGTGATGCCGCTAGGCGCACCGATCGGCTCGGGGCTCGGCATACAGAACAAGGTGACGATCCGCCTGATCGTCGAAGGCGCGAACGTGCCGGTGCTGGTCGATGCCGGCGTCGGCACCGCCAGCGATGCCGCCGTCGCGATGGAGCTGGGCGTCGATGGCGTGCTGATGAACACCGCGATCGCCGAAGCGAAAGACCCGATCCGCATGGCCCGCGCGATGAAGCTCGCGGTGGAGGCCGGGCGCGAGGCCTACCTCGCCGGACGCATGGCGACGCGCAAATATGCCGATCCCAGCTCGCCGCTGGCGGGGTTGATTTGA
- a CDS encoding MerC domain-containing protein: protein MSTLSLSSIRAAIHARIDRFGVALSALCAVHCLATLVLVSALGLGGQFLLNPAIHEVGLSLAMIIAAVAIGSGALRHRRPLPFVTAMTGLSFMGGALAMPHGAEEAVLTIIGVALVSTGHILNLRQCRCALSGAHDCADHSDR from the coding sequence ATGAGCACACTTTCGCTTTCCTCGATTCGAGCCGCAATCCATGCGCGGATCGACCGCTTCGGCGTCGCGCTGTCGGCGCTGTGCGCGGTGCATTGCCTTGCCACCCTCGTGCTGGTTTCGGCGCTGGGCCTGGGCGGGCAGTTCCTGCTGAACCCGGCGATTCACGAAGTCGGGCTGTCGCTCGCGATGATCATCGCAGCGGTCGCGATCGGCTCCGGCGCTCTGCGCCACCGCCGCCCGCTGCCGTTCGTTACCGCGATGACGGGTCTCTCGTTCATGGGTGGCGCGCTGGCGATGCCGCACGGGGCCGAAGAGGCCGTGCTGACGATCATCGGCGTCGCGCTGGTGTCAACTGGTCACATCCTCAACTTGCGCCAGTGCCGTTGTGCGCTATCTGGCGCGCATGACTGCGCAGATCACTCTGACCGTTAA
- a CDS encoding COX15/CtaA family protein — protein sequence MVAASPAPPAFAGSVPTAPKPRAIARWLLIVASLVVAMVVVGGITRLTESGLSITVWDPITGAIPPLTHAQWQTEFAHYRQIDQYAAVHAGMTLDQFKYIFFWEYSHRLLGRLIGMAFALPLLWFAIRKEIPSGYTWRLVALLALGGLQGAFGWLMVRSGLQPGMTEVAPGWLATHLLTALFTLAGLVWTALDLLALARDPASRPARLKPIAAITGAVLFVQLLYGALMAGLRAGHVTDQWPLMNGTIFPGSTRDHAALTGYLFNDPAVVHFIHRWWAWVAVGFLIVLARKVKASGVRPASIAIHIAFGTQILLGIAVVWTGVPIWLAALHQLVGALLVVATAWGAHAVGRQPTLLAEEAQ from the coding sequence ATGGTCGCCGCCTCGCCTGCTCCTCCCGCATTCGCCGGGTCCGTGCCCACTGCGCCGAAGCCGCGGGCAATCGCGCGCTGGCTGCTGATCGTCGCTTCGCTGGTCGTGGCAATGGTCGTGGTTGGCGGGATTACCCGCCTTACCGAGTCGGGATTGTCGATCACGGTATGGGATCCGATCACCGGCGCGATTCCGCCGCTGACCCATGCGCAGTGGCAGACCGAATTCGCGCACTACCGGCAGATCGATCAGTATGCCGCGGTCCACGCCGGCATGACGCTCGACCAGTTCAAGTACATCTTTTTCTGGGAATATTCGCACCGATTGCTGGGCCGCCTTATTGGCATGGCATTTGCGCTGCCGCTGCTGTGGTTTGCCATCCGCAAGGAAATCCCGAGTGGTTACACTTGGAGGCTGGTTGCCTTGCTGGCCCTTGGCGGGCTGCAGGGGGCGTTCGGCTGGCTGATGGTCCGCTCGGGACTCCAGCCGGGGATGACCGAGGTCGCGCCTGGCTGGCTTGCGACGCACTTGCTGACCGCGTTGTTCACGCTTGCGGGTCTCGTCTGGACTGCGCTCGACCTTCTGGCGCTGGCGCGCGATCCCGCCTCGCGCCCGGCCCGCCTCAAGCCGATTGCGGCAATCACCGGCGCGGTGCTGTTCGTGCAGCTGCTCTACGGCGCGCTGATGGCGGGCCTCAGGGCGGGGCATGTCACTGACCAATGGCCGCTGATGAACGGCACGATATTTCCCGGGTCGACCCGAGACCACGCGGCCCTCACCGGATACCTGTTCAACGATCCGGCGGTGGTCCATTTCATCCACCGCTGGTGGGCGTGGGTTGCGGTCGGGTTCCTGATCGTGCTCGCCCGCAAGGTTAAGGCGAGCGGCGTCCGGCCCGCATCGATTGCGATCCACATCGCATTCGGCACTCAGATCCTGCTCGGCATTGCAGTCGTGTGGACTGGCGTGCCGATCTGGCTCGCAGCGCTTCACCAGCTGGTCGGCGCGCTACTTGTGGTCGCCACGGCGTGGGGTGCACATGCGGTCGGCCGGCAGCCGACTTTGCTTGCAGAGGAGGCGCAGTGA
- the rplM gene encoding 50S ribosomal protein L13, whose product MKALTKTTRSIKPAEVEKKWHLIDADGLVVGRLATIVANILRGKNKPSFTPHVDCGDHVIVINADKVKFTGKKLTDKKYYKHTGYAGGIKETTPAKVLEGKFPERVLEKAVERMIPRGPLGRQQMKALHLYAGTEHPHDGQQPEVLDVASMNRKNKVTA is encoded by the coding sequence ATGAAGGCGCTCACCAAGACGACCCGGTCGATCAAGCCGGCCGAGGTCGAAAAGAAATGGCACCTGATCGATGCCGACGGCCTGGTAGTCGGTCGCCTCGCGACGATCGTTGCCAACATACTGCGCGGCAAGAACAAGCCCAGTTTCACCCCGCACGTCGACTGCGGCGATCACGTGATCGTGATCAACGCCGACAAGGTGAAGTTCACTGGCAAGAAGCTGACCGACAAGAAGTACTACAAGCACACCGGCTACGCTGGCGGCATCAAGGAAACCACACCGGCCAAGGTGCTGGAAGGCAAATTCCCCGAGCGCGTGCTCGAAAAGGCTGTCGAGCGGATGATCCCGCGCGGCCCGCTCGGCCGCCAGCAGATGAAGGCGCTGCACCTCTATGCCGGCACCGAACACCCGCATGACGGCCAGCAGCCCGAAGTGCTCGACGTCGCTTCGATGAACCGCAAGAACAAGGTTACCGCGTGA
- the rpsI gene encoding 30S ribosomal protein S9 yields MADENNTVSDLADLKDIAGDAPAADAEAIAQSPEAPLREQELDQHGRAYATGRRKDAVARVWLKPGSGKITVNGRDQEVYFARPTLRLVINQPFGVTDRTGQYDIVATVRGGGLSGQAGAVKHGISQALSKYEPALRSAIKAAGFLTRDSRVVERKKYGRAKARRSFQFSKR; encoded by the coding sequence ATGGCTGACGAAAACAACACTGTGTCGGATCTCGCCGACCTCAAGGATATCGCCGGTGATGCGCCTGCCGCTGACGCGGAAGCGATCGCCCAGTCCCCCGAAGCGCCGCTGCGCGAGCAGGAGCTCGACCAGCATGGCCGCGCCTATGCCACCGGTCGCCGCAAGGATGCCGTGGCCCGCGTGTGGCTCAAGCCGGGTTCGGGCAAGATCACCGTCAACGGCCGCGATCAGGAAGTCTACTTCGCGCGTCCGACGCTGCGCCTGGTGATAAACCAGCCGTTCGGCGTGACCGATCGCACCGGCCAGTACGACATCGTTGCTACCGTTCGCGGTGGTGGCCTTTCGGGTCAGGCGGGTGCCGTCAAGCACGGTATCAGCCAGGCGCTGAGCAAGTACGAGCCGGCGCTGCGCAGCGCTATCAAGGCTGCCGGGTTCCTGACCCGCGACAGCCGCGTGGTCGAGCGCAAGAAGTACGGCCGCGCCAAGGCCCGCCGCAGCTTCCAGTTCTCGAAGCGCTAA
- a CDS encoding glycosyltransferase family 2 protein yields MTKLIIQIPAFNEADHLPETIACLPRAIPGVDTIEYLVIDDGSRDGTSEVARSLGVHHVVRHRRNRGLAAAFRSGIEAALAAGADVIVNTDADNQYEGADIAALVQPILDGSADVVIGDRGVGQNAHFGPLKRLLQRLGSATVRRLSRVQVDDAVSGFRAMSREAAGRIYVTTEFSYTTEMLIQAGRKRMAVTSVPVRTNGPIRPSRLFSSIPQFIVNTGTTILRAYAQYNALKIFAFVGALLGVIGAIPVLRFLYFFLDGKGDGHLQSLVLGVGLLVLGFLCVMLGILADLVSANRKLLEQLSNRVRRIEDNLDD; encoded by the coding sequence ATGACCAAGCTCATCATCCAGATCCCGGCATTCAACGAGGCGGACCACTTGCCCGAGACGATCGCGTGCCTGCCGCGCGCGATCCCGGGGGTCGATACGATCGAATACCTCGTGATCGACGACGGCAGCCGCGACGGTACGTCGGAGGTCGCACGTTCGCTCGGCGTACACCATGTCGTGCGGCATCGCCGCAACCGCGGGCTGGCAGCAGCATTCCGCAGCGGAATCGAGGCAGCGCTGGCCGCAGGTGCCGACGTGATCGTCAACACCGATGCCGACAACCAATACGAAGGCGCGGATATCGCTGCGCTGGTCCAACCGATCCTCGACGGCAGCGCGGACGTGGTTATCGGCGATCGAGGGGTCGGCCAGAACGCGCATTTCGGCCCGCTCAAGCGCCTGCTCCAACGGCTCGGCAGCGCCACCGTGCGGCGCTTGTCGCGGGTGCAGGTCGACGATGCGGTGAGCGGATTCCGTGCAATGAGCCGTGAGGCGGCAGGGCGAATCTACGTCACCACCGAATTTTCATACACCACCGAGATGCTCATCCAGGCCGGGCGCAAGCGGATGGCGGTGACTTCGGTCCCTGTGCGAACCAATGGCCCAATTCGCCCGTCGCGGCTGTTCAGCTCGATCCCGCAGTTCATCGTCAATACCGGCACCACGATCCTGCGCGCCTATGCGCAGTACAATGCGCTGAAGATATTCGCGTTTGTCGGTGCGTTGCTTGGAGTGATCGGCGCAATTCCCGTGCTACGGTTCCTCTATTTCTTCCTGGACGGGAAGGGCGATGGCCACCTGCAATCGCTGGTGCTTGGAGTCGGGCTGCTGGTGCTGGGGTTCCTGTGTGTCATGCTCGGGATCCTCGCCGATCTCGTCAGTGCCAACCGCAAACTGCTCGAACAGCTTTCCAACCGCGTGCGGCGGATCGAAGACAATCTCGACGACTAG
- a CDS encoding glycosyltransferase — translation MPDTKPKRIAIVGPLPPLRSGIARHTCALAAELAGRKGLEVRAWSFSRQYPARLFPGEAQVDPALAPPAGVAVATSIDTLLPLSWGRTAKEIAEFAPDIAIVPAWTFFVAPALGWISRSLRKRGIEVVAMVHNARDHEAARWKNRLLGWQVMQAGRAVAHNAPVAAEIARIAPLLPSAICPHPLYDDYPAPTGSLPRRAGLELLFYGLVRPYKGLDVLLDALAKRELRDVKLTVAGEFWSGLDGVRRQVAQLGIEPLVEIIPRYQSDAETAELFTRCDALVAPYRAASGSGVLALAQHYERPVIASDVPGLREAVCDGETGWLFPAGDVDALAALLATKVTRENARSMQPALAGQRASLSWARLADALLG, via the coding sequence ATGCCCGACACCAAACCCAAGCGCATAGCCATCGTCGGCCCGCTGCCGCCACTGCGCAGCGGGATCGCGCGGCATACCTGTGCGCTGGCGGCAGAGTTGGCAGGGCGCAAAGGGCTGGAGGTGCGGGCGTGGTCATTCAGCCGGCAATACCCAGCGCGGTTATTCCCTGGTGAAGCGCAGGTCGATCCGGCGCTGGCCCCTCCAGCTGGAGTGGCCGTTGCGACCTCAATCGACACACTCCTTCCGCTGAGCTGGGGACGCACCGCAAAGGAGATCGCCGAATTCGCGCCCGACATCGCGATCGTCCCCGCATGGACATTCTTCGTCGCTCCTGCGCTTGGGTGGATATCCCGCAGCCTGCGCAAGCGCGGCATCGAAGTGGTGGCAATGGTCCACAACGCGCGCGATCACGAAGCCGCCAGATGGAAGAACCGCCTGCTCGGTTGGCAGGTCATGCAGGCAGGCCGGGCCGTCGCGCACAATGCGCCTGTCGCGGCAGAAATTGCCCGAATTGCGCCGCTTCTCCCCTCGGCGATCTGTCCGCATCCGCTCTACGACGACTATCCAGCGCCAACCGGCAGCCTGCCCCGTCGGGCGGGCCTGGAGCTGCTGTTCTACGGGCTGGTGCGGCCCTACAAGGGACTGGATGTGCTGCTCGATGCGCTTGCCAAGAGAGAGCTTCGCGACGTCAAGCTGACCGTTGCGGGCGAATTCTGGTCTGGCCTCGACGGTGTGCGCCGACAAGTTGCGCAACTGGGTATCGAACCGCTGGTCGAGATCATCCCGCGCTACCAGTCGGATGCCGAAACCGCCGAATTGTTCACCCGCTGCGATGCTTTGGTGGCACCCTACCGCGCAGCCAGCGGTTCGGGCGTACTGGCGTTAGCACAGCATTACGAGCGTCCGGTCATCGCCAGCGATGTGCCGGGTCTGCGCGAAGCGGTTTGCGACGGCGAGACCGGGTGGCTGTTTCCAGCGGGCGATGTCGACGCCTTGGCCGCGCTGCTCGCGACCAAAGTCACCCGCGAAAATGCCCGATCAATGCAACCTGCGCTGGCTGGCCAGCGCGCCAGCTTGTCGTGGGCGCGACTAGCCGACGCATTGCTCGGCTAG